The DNA region CGCCGATGCCGAAGAGGCAGTCACCGCCGACCTTGTAGAGGTGCGGGTAGCCCATCACCACGACATGGGCCTTCGGCGCCTTGGACTTGATCACCGAGTACACCCGGTCCAGCCGGCCGGGCAGGGTGTTGACCGCGTAGCTCTTGGCCGTGTTGACGGCGTTGAGGCAGTCGCTGTCGGAGCCCAGCACGCAGGTCTTCATGGTGTCCGCGAAGCCCGCGTCGTTGCCGCCGACCGACAGGCTGACCAACGTGGTGGAACTGTTCAGCGCGGATATCTGGCTGTTGAGGACGTCCCCGGTTCTCGCGCCGGAACAGGCCACGAAGGCGAAGGAGGACGGCTTGTGCGCGTTCTTCCACAGATACGCGTAGGCGTTGGTGCTCCGCTTGCAGCTACCGCTGTCGCCCAGGTAGCCGCCGGCACCGACGCCGGCCGAGTAGGAGTCCCCGAGGGCGACGTAGTTGACGCCCGCCGCATTGGCGGCCGAAGCCGTGAAGAGCGTCGTCATGGTGAGACCGGCCGCCATCGCGGCGACGGACAGGGCACGAGCAGGGCGGAGCATTGCACCTCCTGGTATGACGCGGGTCACAGAAGGGATACCAGGCGGTAGCTGAACGCGGAAGCGCTCATGCCAAGGATATTGACGGTCAGTCTGATAGCTGAGAAGTGAACTTACCCGGACGGAGCGTGAGTTCACGCAGGTGGGTCCGGGTGTATGTCGACGCGTGTCGGTCATCGCGTGTAGACAAAAAACTTCCGAGAAGTCAGCTCGTGGTCAGCCGGTGGTCAGCGTGCGGCCGCCGGCGCGTCAGCTCGGCGGCGCGGGACAGTACCGGTACGGCGGAGCGACGCAGAACGGGCCGGAGCGACGTTCCGAGGGCGCGACTCAGCGCCCCGGGACGCGTCCGCCGCCCGGGTACACAGGGCCGGGGAAGACCGTGCAGCCCTCGACCGGCAGCTCCTCGATCGTCTCGTTCGCGGCGGCGGGCACGCCGAGCCAGCGCACGGCGGTGGCGACCGCCGCCCGGGCCTGGCGCAGTCCGGGCGCACCCCAGCCCAGCAGTTCGACCGCGAGGCCCGGCGCGACCAGCAGCCGCCGGTAGTGCCGGCCCGAGGCCGGGTCGGCCGCGCTCGGTCCGACCGCCCGCAGCGCCGCCGCCATCCGGACCCGCGCGCACTCGTGCCCGCCGTTCGCCGAGCCGACCCGGTCGTAGAGGTAGCCGAGGTAGTACGGCCGGCCGATCACGGCCTGGGCCTCCTCCCCCGCCTCCCGGGCCAGGGCGGCCGCGGGATCCCCGCCGTCCTCGGGCTCCAACGAGCCGCCGGGCAGCGAGCAGATGCCGTCCCTGGGGTTCACCAGGGTCAGAACCCGCCCGTCCGGGGCGAACAGCCAGCCCCAGGACTGCTTCACCGGCAACCCGTCCGGCACCTGCTCGCCCGGCCGCCAGGGCCAGCCCGCCGTGGGACGCCGGCGCACCTTCCTGAGCAGCTCGGCGATCTCCGCCGTGAACTCGATCCGGGCCATGCCGCGCGTCCCCCCTCTCGCTGTCGGGCTCGCCGGACCTGCGGAGCACGGTTCGGAGCGGAGCGGCCGGAGCGGCGGCGTGGGGTACCGCGCGCTCCTGCTGTTGATCTTCTCCGATCTTCCCCGAACAGGCGGTCGATGAACAGTCCCCAGCGCCGCATGGTGGACGCGGAGGCCGCGAACGCGCCGATCACCCCAGCGGCCCACCCCCGCCCCCGGCCTCCGGGAAGCCCGGCAGCGGGAACCCCGGCTGCGGGACCACGCCGGGCGGGAAGGGCAGCCCGCGCGCCGCGTCGTCGGCCAGCTCGTCGAACACCTCGTGGGCGGTCATCGGCCGCAGCCGCCCACCGGCCAGCGCCCAGCCCCGCACCCTCGGCCCGGGGCTCGCCCCACCCGGCGAGGACGTGGACGGATCGCCGTGCAACAGCAACGCCCCCTCACCGCCGGAGGCCACCCCGGCCGCGAGCGTGACGCAGAACGCCTCCGCGTCCCGCCCGGCGGGGTGCAGGCGCCCCGCCTCCAGGCAGACGTCCACCGCGGAGGTGAGCTCCTCGCCGTCCTCCGGGCCGTGGCAGCGCAGCGTCAGCAGGTGGCAGCCGTCCCCCGCTCCCTCGGCCAGCGCCAGGTAGACCGAGGTCACGTACCTCATCACCGCCGCCATCCGCCGCTGCCCCGCCGGGTCGTCGCCCACCGCGCCCAGCAGCGCCACGCAGGCTACGGACATCCGCACCCGCGCCCGGTGATCGTCCAGCAGCACCGGGAGGAGGTCCGCCAGCGGCTCGCCCGCGTAGACGAAGGGCTCCCCGGCCAGCTCCGGATCCCCCGCGTACGCGACCCGGGCGGCCGGTGCCCGGGGATCGAGCCCGAGCGCCGAGCAGTAGTCCTGGAAATCACCGGCCTCCAGCACGCGCAGGTGCACCTCCAGCCCCTGCTCGTGCAGGCCCGTCAGCTGCTCCTCCGCCCGCAGCAGGTACTCCTGGTGCCCGAGCGCGCCGAACAGCCCGTACTTCGCCAGCCCGGCGAAGTCCGCCGCTTCGACGGCCAGCGCCAGCGCCACCGGCTGCGGCGGCGCGCCCCGGGCCCGACCGCCGCGCCGCCCACGCGCACCGGCTCCCCCGGACCCGACCGCCCCGACCGCCCCGGCAGCCCGCCCGCCAAGCGGCCGACCGCCGCCGGGCGGCGGCGCTCCACCGGGCCCGCCGACCGGCAACCGACCGCCCCCGGCCCCGGGCCCGCCGAACAGCAACGCCCGCGGCTCCCGAAGCGCCCTCCGCCCCCGGAACACCTGCGGCTCCCGCAGCGACCGAAGCCGCACCACCACGACGCCCCGCACCTCGTACACCGACTCCTGCACAGCCATGGGTTTCCTCCCGTTCACTCGACCTGCACCGACCCGCACCGGCCCACACCGACCTGCATCGGCCCGCAAAGACCGGCACAGACCAGCTAAGACCGGCACAGACCAGCACGAACCAACGCCGACCGCCCCGACATCCGGAGCCGTCGACGCCACGGAACATACACAGAGCCACTGACAATCCACCCCAAGTAATCGAACATCGGCGGCCGGATCCCCTTGGGGGTCCAAAATTGGCCCCCCTATCTGCCCCAGTCGCACCCGCCCCAACCGCCGGCGGAACACGATGCACCCCTTCCGACCCGACGGCCCGTCAGCAGATCCCGACCCGCCCCAGAACCCCCGTGACCCCTGAGCCCGGCGGGATTGTCAGTGTCGGGCGTTAGGGTCGGGGACCATGCGACTGCTGCATACCTCCGACTGGCATCTCGGGCGTTCGTTCCACCGGGAGAGCCTGCACGACGCCCAGCGCGCCTTCCTGGACCACCTGGTGGCGGTGGTCCGGTCCGAGGGCGTGGACGCCGTGCTGGTCGCCGGGGACGTGTACGACCGGGCGCTGCCGGGCCTGGACGCGGTCGCGCTCTTCGACGACGTGCTGCACCGGCTGGCCGACCTCGGCGTGCCGACGGTCTTCATCAGCGGCAACCACGACTCGGCCCGCCGCCTCGGGGTCGGCGCCGGCCTGATCGGCCGGGCCGGGATCCACCTGCGGACGGACCCGGGCGAGTGCGCCGAGCCCGTGCTGCTGGCGGACGAGCACGGCCCGGTGGCGGTGTACGGGTTGCCGTACCTGGAGCCGACGCTGGTGCGCGAGCGGTTCGGGCTGGCCAAGGGCGGGCACGCGGCGGTGCTCGGCGCGGCGATGGACCAGGTCCGGGCCGATCTGGCGACGCGCCCCGAGGGGACCAGGGCGGTGGTGCTGGCGCACGCCTTCGTCACCGGCGGCGCCCCGAGCGACAGCGAGCGGGACATCGCGGTCGGCGGGGTCGCCGCCGTGCCCGCCTCGGTGTTCGACGGGGTGCACTACGCGGCCCTGGGCCACCTGCACGGCTGCCAGACCCTCGCCCCGCACCTGCGCTACAGCGGCTCCCCGCTCGCCTACTCCTTCTCCGAGGTGCGCCAGCGCAAGACCATGTGGCTGGTCGACCTCGCGGCCGACGGCTCGGTGACGGCCGAGCGGGTCGACTGCCCGCAGCCGCGCCCGCTCGCCACCCTGCGCGACACGCTGGAGTCGCTGCTCACCAAGGAGGAGTACGCCGAGCACGAGCAGTCCTGGGTGCAGGCCACGCTCACCGACGCGGCCCGCCCGAGCGAGCCGATGGAGAAGCTGCGCCGTCGCTTCCCGCACACCCTCCAGCTGCTGTTCGACCCCGAGGACGGCGGGGCCGAGCCGTCCCGGTCGTACGCGGCCCGGGTCAGCGGCCGGGACGACCTGGAGATCGCCGAGGGCTTCCTCCGGCACGTCCGCCCCGGTGCCGGGCCGGAGCCGGACGAGCTCGACTGGCTGCGCGAGGGCTTCGAGCGCGTCCGCGAGGGCGCCGACCGGAAGGCGGACCTGCCCCGATGAGGCTGCACAAACTCACCATCACCGCCTTCGGCCCGTTCGCGGGCAGCGAGACGGTGGACTTCGACGCGCTCGCCGCCGGCGGACTGTTCCTGCTGCGCGGCGCGACCGGCGCGGGCAAGAGCAGCGTGCTGGACGCGGTCTGCTTCGCCCTGTACGGCGAGACGCCCAACGCCCGCCGGGCCAACCGGCTGCGCAGCGACCACGCCGATCCCAAGCGGCTGACCCAGGTGGAGCTGGAGCTGACGTTGGGCGGGCGGCGGCTGCAGATCACCCGGCTGCCCGAGCAGCGCCGGCCGAAGAAGGTCGGCACCGGCACCACCGTCGAGCGCCCGCAGACCCTGCTGCGCGAGTGGGCCGCCGACGCGGGCGACGGCACGCCCGGCTGGCGGCCGGTCAGCAAGTCGCACCAGGAGGCCGGCGAGGAGATCCACCGGCTGATCGGCATGAGCCGGGAGCAGTTCTGCCAGGTGGTGCTGCTGCCCCAGGGCGACTTCGCCAAGTTCCTCAAGGGCGACTCGGAGGAGCGCGGCAAGTTGCTGCGCCGCCTCTTCGACACCGAGCGCTACGGACTGGTCGAGTCCTGGCTCGCCGAGCAGCGCCGTGCCCAGGAGAGCGCCGTCCAGGCCGGCCGGCGCCGGCTGCGCGACCTCGCCAGCAAGGCCGAGCAGGCGGCCGGGCCCGCCGCCGAGCCCGTCGGCGCGTGGGTGCCGGCCGAGGACGGTGACGCGGACCTGACGGCCGGAGTGCTCGGCTGGGCGGCGATCCTGCGCAGCGGCGCGGCCGAGCAGCTCGCCGTCGCCGAGGCCGCGCTCGCGGGCGCCGAGGCGGCGCAGCGGGCGGCCCAGCACGAGCGCGAGGCCGCCGAGGAGCTGGCCGGTCGGCAGCGCCGGCACCGGGAGGCGCTGGCCGAGGCCGAGCGGCTGGCCGGGTTCGAGCCGGCCGCGGCGCGGGACCGCCAGCGGCTGGCGGCCGCCCAGGAGGCGGTCGGCGTGGAGTCCGCGCTGCGGCTGCGGGAGGGCGCGGCCGAGGCGTTCGGGCGGGCCCGCGAGACGGAGCAGCGGCTCCGGGAGGCGCTCGCCCGGGCGGAGGGCGGCGGGCAGCTGCCCGCCGGGGCCGACGCCGCCGAGCTGGCCGAGGCCGAGCTACGGCTGCGCGCCGAGGTGGTCCGGCTGGAGGCGGCCCGGGCGGAGGAGCGGCGCTGCACCGAACTCGCCCGCGAGCAGCACGCCTTGACGCAGGACCGGCGCGGCGCCGAGGAACTGGCCGAGGAGGCCGAGGACTGGCTGGCCGAATTCGACGGCGAGCTCGGCCGGTTGGAGGAACAGCAGGAGCGGGCCCAGGCGGCGAGCACCCGGGTCGAGCAACTGGACGGGCAGCGCGTCGAGTTGACCGCTCGCCTGGCTGCGGCCCGGGAGCGGGACGGCCTGCTCGCCGAGATCGCGGCCGCCGAGCCGAAGGTCGCCGAGCTGCGCACGGCCGCGTTGGATGCCCGCGAGTTCAGCCTGGACCTGCGAGACCGCCGTCTCGCGGGCATGGCCGCCGAGCTGGCCGAGCAGCTGCGCTCCGGGGAGGCCTGCCGGGTCTGCGGCTCGCCCGAGCACCCGGCACCCGCCGAGGCCGCCGAGGGCGCCCGGGTGAGCGCCGAGGACGAGGAGCGGGCCGGCCGGGCCCAGGCCGCCGCCGAGCGGGTCTGGGGCGAGGCCGACCAGGCGCTGACCGCGCTGCGGGTGCGCGAGGCGACCGCCGCCGGAGCCGCCGGGCCGGAGAGTACGGAGGTGCTCGCGCGATCGCTCGCCGAGCTGGAGCGCGAGCACCGCACCGCGCGCCACGAGGCGGAGGCGCTCGGCCGGGTCGGGCAGGAGATCGCCCGGCTGTCGCAGGACCGCGCCCGCCGGCTGGACGAGCTGCACGAGGCCAAGGAGCGCGCCGCCGTGCTCACCGACCGGCTGGCGAAGCTGGACGACGAGCAGCGGGAGCTGACCGCCAGGGTCGCGGCCGCCCGGGGCGAGGCCGCCTCGGTGGCCGACCGGGCCGCGTCGCTGACCGGGCTCGCCGAGGCGGTCGCCGCGGCCGCCGCGGCCGCCCGGACGGCGTCGGAGGCGCGGGCCCGGCTGGACGGGGCCGAGGAGGAACTCGGCAAGGCCGCCGCCGCGGCGGGCTTCCCGGACGCCGGGGCGGCGCTCGCCGTGCTGCTGCCGCGCGCGGAGCGGGAACGGCTGGAGGCCCGGCTGGAGCGGCACCGCGCCGAGTCGGCCGCCGTCCGGCACGAGCTGGCGCTGCCCGAACTGGCTGAGGCGGCGTCCCGTCCGCCGGTCGACCTGCCCGCCGCCGCGGTCGCGCTCGACGCCGCCACCGACCGGCTCGGCCGGGCGCACGCGGCCCGGTCCGCAGCCCAGGAGCGCTGCGCGGCACTCGCCGCGATCGGGTGGCAGCTGGGCGACCTCGCCGCCGAGCTGGGCCCGGCGCTGGAGCGGTACGGGCGGATCAACCGGCTCGCCGCGCTGGCCGCCGGCACCTCCACCGAGAACCGGCTGCGGATGCGCCTGGAGTCGTACGTCCTGGCGGCCCGGCTGGAGCAGGTCGCGGCGGCGGCCAGCGACCGGCTGGTCCGGATGTCCGGCGGCCGCTACACCCTGGTGCACAGCGACGACCGGGGCACCGGCAACAAGCGCTCCGGCCTGGCCCTGCGGGTGGTCGACGCCTGGACGGGCACTGAGCGGGACACCGCGACCCTCTCCGGCGGCGAGAGCTTCTTCGCCTCGCTCTCCCTCGCCCTCGGCCTGGCCGACGTGGTCACCGACGAGGCGGGCGGGATGCCGTTGGACACCCTGTTCATCGACGAGGGCTTCGGCACCCTGGACGAGCAGTCCCTGGAAGAGGTGATGGACGTCCTCGACGGCCTGCGCGAGCGGGACCGCGCGGTCGGCATCGTCAGCCACGTCGCCGATCTGCGCAGCCGCATCCCCGCCCAGCTGCTGGTCCGCAAGGGCCGCCACGGCTCCACCCTCGCCCTGGCCGGACGGGAGGACGCGTAACGGCGGCCGCCGCCCAGACCGTTCAGACGGCTCAGCCCTCTCAGCCTTTCAGACGTCCCAGCCCTCTCAGCCCGAACAGGCGATCCGCTGGGCCTGCTGCCAGGCGCAGGTCGGGCACAGTGTGCTGCCCGGCTGATCGGCGGGCAGCACGGTCGGCTCGCCGCACAGCACGCAGTCGGCGCGCGGCCCGGTCGCCGCCGGGTCCTCGCGCAGCGCCGCCTCGGCCGAGCCGCCGGGCGCCGACTCGCAGACCGCAGCGTCCTCGCTCACAACGGCGTCGTTCGTCGCGGTATCGCTCATGCCGCCTTCCTACTCCCCGCCCCCGCCCCACCGCAAGGCACCCCCGCCCCGGCCGCTCGCGCCACGGCGCCGGCAAGCCGGCCCGTCGCCACCCGCGCCCCCGCCGGAGGCGCTCCCCCGCCTCCCGGCTACCGTGGCCGCCATGGATGGCGATCTTCCACAGCGGCTGCGAGCCGCCCGGGCCGCCGAGCCCACGTACCCGGAGGTCGGGGCCACCCGGCGCGGCCGGCTGCCGGACGGGTACGCGCACCTGCGGCGGCGGGTGCACCTCGGACGGGGGCCGGAGGTGCTGGAGCGGGCCGGGCGGTACGTGCTCGGGTGGGGCAGTCAGCTGGGTACCGGGTTCGCGGTGTACCCGGGCGGGCCCGCCCGGGAGGGGGCCACCGTGCTGCTGCGGCTGAGCCTGCCGGGCAGCCGGTGGCCGCGGCTGGTGATCCCCTGCCGGGTGGTGTGGACGGTGGCGGCGCCGGACCGGATCGGGTTCGCGTACGGGACGCTGCCCGGGCATCCGGAGTGCGGCGAGGAGTCGTTCCTGGTGTCGATGGACGCCGACGGCGAGGTGTGGTTCGAGGTCGCCGCGTTCTCCCGGCTGTCCGCCTGGTACGCCCGGCTGGGCCGGCCGGTCGCGCTGCTCTGCCAGCACCTGGCGATCGAGCGCTACCTCGCCGCCGTGGCCGGACACGTCGCCCACCCCACCCCGGGAAGCTAACCGAGGAAGGACAGCCGGACGGTGCGGCGCGGGTTGTCCCCGTTGGTGTCGATCAGCACCACCGACTGCCAGACGCCGAGCGCCAGTTGACCGCCGAGCACCGGCAGGGTGGCGTGCGGGGCGACCAGGCCGGGCACCACGTGGTCCCGGCCGTGGCCGGGGCTGCCGTGCCGGTGGCGCCAGCGGTCGTCGGCCGGGAGCAGCTCGCGCAGCGTGGCGAGGAAGTCGTCGTCGCTGCCCGAGCCGGTTTCCAGGACGGCGATCCCGGCGGTGGCGTGCGGGACGAAGACGTTGAGCAGTCCGTCCCGTCCGGCGGCCCGCTCGTTGAGGAACGCGGCGCAGCGGTCGGTGATGTCGAGCGCGACCTCGCGGTTGCCGGTGGTGATCTCCAGGGTGGTGCTCTGGAAGGAGCCGGTCGACCCGGCCGACGTGGAGTGGTTGTTGTCCGCCATGGCGCCATCCTGACCCAGGTCAGCGGGTTGCGCGCACTGCCTCGCCGACTGCCCGCGCCGGGGCGTCGGGCTCGCATAGGGTGGGAGGTTCGGACCGAAGTGATGGTCCGGCCTCCGGACACGCGGACGACCCGACGGACCGGATGGTCCGACGGGTCGAGCCGGGCCGGGTCGGCCGCGACCGGGGAAGGCCGCCAGGGCAGGCCCTAGCCGCGCCCGCCGAAGAGGCTCCGCCGCAGCCGACGCAGCGGCGCCAGCAGCGAGACGCGGGTGTGGCGACGGCGGGCCGCCGCCGGGGCGTCGGCGCCGCGCGGCGTCAACTCCCTTATCAGCCCGAGCGCCTCGGCGGTGTCCACCGCCGGGAGCGCGGGCGCGCCGAGCACGGCCAGGTGTCGGTCGATCCGGCGGCCGGTCGCGCCGACACCGCACTGGATCGCCGGCACACGGGGCCGAGTCCGCACTTGCATGTGTTCCATCAGTTTTCCCACCCCTACGAGGCGCCAGGGCCGTGAGGCGAAGACTATCCGTGAGGGACGGCCTTCGCGCAACCGTCCTTGGTGTTGTGCCACCGTACCGCGCGACGTCAACTGACGATTCACCAGGGGCCGCCCGGGCGGTCACGACTAGGCATCAATGATGGTGCACGACCAGCCGTCCGTCATCAGGGCCAGGAGGCACGGACCCGACGCCCGTTCGCGCCGTGCGCGCCGGGCGCACGGGGCGCACGCGGCGGCCGGACGGTGTCGTCGCCGTGTCGATGAATGGCTCCCATATAGGGGACAACCACAAGGTCGACAAAACGATCATTGGCGGGGTGATCGACGGCGGGAACCCGATTCATGAAGTGAACACATTCGAGGGATTGACTCGCGTCGATCCTCCAAGCAATATCTGATGCACGCGCCGGTGCCCGCACCGCACCCAGGCGCGCGTTCGAGTGATGAAATGACTCGATCGAACTCCGGCTCCTGCGGGCCACTGCCCGGCCACCTCGACGCTGCGGTGGCCAGGCCCGCACGGTGCCCGGACCGGCGGCCGGCCGTAGAGGGTCGGCCGGGCCGCCACCAGACTGCCGGTGCCGCCCCGCTCGGGGCCCGGCACCGGCGGTTCCGGGCCGATCGCGTCGCCCGTCCCCTCCCCCTCCCCCAGCGCCCCTCCGCCCGTCGCCCGCAGCCGGACGTCCCCGCAGGTCGCGCCGTGTGGATCGGTAGACTCGGCCAGCGTGTCCCTCCTCCTCAGCATCGTGCTCCCGGTCCACGGCGTGGAGCGGTACCTGCCGCGCTGCCTCGACTCGATCCTCGGCGAGACCCCCGCCGCGGAGACCCGCTTCGAGGTGATCGCGGTCGACGACCTCTCCCCCGACGGCTCCGGCGCGATCCTGGACGCCTACGCCGCCCGCGACTCCCGGCTGCGCGTGACGCACCTCACCGAGAACCAGGGCCTCGGCGGCGCCCGGGCCGCCGCCCTGCCGCAGGTGCGCGGCGAGTACGTCTGGTTCGTGGACAGCGACGACTGGCTGCCCGAGCGGACGGTCGGCGTGATCCTGGACGAGCTGGCGCAGGAGCGCCGCCGCGAGGTGCCCGCCGACGTGCTGCTCACCGACTTCACCCACGTCTACCCGGACGGCGGGAGCGAGCCCAATCCCTGGCGGCACGTGCTGGTCGGCTCCCCGCTGGTCGAGGGCTGCACCCTGGCCGAGCACCCGGCGCTGTTCCAGACCGTGATGTCGGTGTGGAACAAGGTGTTCCGCCGCGCCTTCCTGGAGGGCCTCGAGGTCGCCTTCGGCCGCGGCTACTACGAGGACATCTCGGTCACCTACCCGGCGCTGCTGGCCGCCGAGCGGCTGCGCTACCTCGACCGCCCCTGCTACTTCTACCGGCGCGGCCGGGACGGCGCGATCACCGCCACGGCCTCCCCCAAGCACGCCGACGTGTTCGCCCAGTACGACGCCATCTTCGCCTTCATCGACCGCTGCGACCGCCCGGACGGCCCCGGACGGCCCGTCCCGGAGTCACTGCGCACCCTGGTCTTCGACCGGACCGTCCGCCAGGCGCTGAACGTCTACGACACCCCCGGACTGGTCCCCGTCTCCCGGCGCAAGGACTACTTCCACCGGGTCGCCCTGCACTTCGAGCGCCACCGCCCGGCGAACTACCGCTTCCCCGGCGGGGTGCGCGGCGTGCAGTACCGGCTGGCCGCCCGCGGCGCCCGGATCGCCTACGCCGAGCTGCGCCGCACCGGCCGGCTGCCGCGCGAACTCAAGCGCGGGGCACGGGCGGTGGCGCCCGCGGTGAAGAAGGGCGTGCGCAGCGGCGCCCGGTTCACCGCGTACAACGCCTTCCGCCGGCTCCCGCTGGACGAGCACCTGGCGGTCTACGCCGCGTACTGGCACCGGGGTTACGCGTGCAGTCCGGCGGCGATCTACGAGAAGGCGAAGGAACTCGCCCCGCAGATCCGGGGCGTGTGGGTGGTGGAGAACCGCCGGCAGGCCGACAGCATGCCGCCCGGCGTCCCGTACGTGATCGTCAACACACCCGCCTACCTCAAGGCGATGGCGACCGCGAAGTACTTCGTCAACAACGTCAACTTCCCCCGCACGATGGCGAAGCGCCAGGGCACGGTGCACGTCCAGACCCAGCACGGCACCCCGCTCAAGGCGATGGGCATGGACCTGCAGGGCCGCCCCGAGGCGGCCGAGGGGATGGACTTCGACCGCCTCCAGGAGGCCATCGACCGCTGGGACTTCCTGGTCTCCTCCAACCCGCACACCAGCGAGCACTTCGCCCGGGCCTTCCCCGGCCGGTACGAGATGCTGGACACCGGCTACCCGCGCAACGACCGGCTGGCCAACACCACCCCGGAGGAGGTCCGGGCGATGCGCGCCCGGTTCGGGCTGCGACCCGGCACCACGGCCGTGCTGTACGCGCCCACGCACCGCGGCGGCAAGGGCGGCTACGTGCCGCTGCTGGACGTGGCGGAGCTGGCCCGGCGGCTGGGACCGCGGTTCACGCTGCTGGTGCGCACCCACTACTTCCACACCGGCGGCCCGGGTGACCTGACGGCCGGTGAGGACGCGGCGGAGATCGTGGACGTGTCGGCGCACCCGGTGGTGGAGGACCTCTACCTGGCCGCGGACGCGCTGGTGACGGACTACTCGTCGATGATGTTCGACTACGCGGTGCTGGACCGGCCGATCGTCGTCTTCGCGCCGGACTGGGAGGAGTACCAGCGCGAACGCGGCGTGTACTTCGACCTGTTCGCGGAGCCGCCGGGCGCCGTCACGGTGGACGTGGCCGGGCTGGCTCGGGCGCTGCGCGCGGGCGATCCGGAGCCGGAGGCGCGGGAGCGGTTCCGGGCGAAGTTCTGCGTCTGGGACGACGGCGGGGCGGCGGAACGGGTGGTGCGCCGGGTGTTCCCGGTGGGTCCGGCACGCTGACTGACGAGCAGGGTCCTGCAACGAGCGGGCCTTGGGGCGGGGCCGGTACGTGACCGGCCGGGCCCTTGGGGCGGGGCCGGTACGGTGACCGGCCCCGTCCGCGCCGGCTCAGCGCTGGCGAGCGGCCAGGAACTCCTCGAAGTCCAGGTAGCCCTGGTGACGGGTGTCCATCGCGTGGATCAGCGCCTCGGCCATCGAGATGGTGACGCTGTGGTCGCCCATCTCGTTGGCGGCGAGCGCGTACTCGGCAGCGGTGATCTTGCCGTCGCCGTTCTTGTCGAAACGGTCGAACATCTCCTTGATGGCCTCGACGCTCTCCATCGTTTCCTCCTGGGTACTGCGGGGTCTTGCTCGGTTCGGACGGCCGTACCCTACCCGTCCGTGGTGTGCGCCACGGTGTCCGGGAGTGGACGCGCGCCGGGGTGGGTGTCGTAGTCTGCGGGTCTGATTGCTGACCCGGG from Kitasatospora cathayae includes:
- a CDS encoding bifunctional glycosyltransferase/CDP-glycerol:glycerophosphate glycerophosphotransferase, which encodes MSLLLSIVLPVHGVERYLPRCLDSILGETPAAETRFEVIAVDDLSPDGSGAILDAYAARDSRLRVTHLTENQGLGGARAAALPQVRGEYVWFVDSDDWLPERTVGVILDELAQERRREVPADVLLTDFTHVYPDGGSEPNPWRHVLVGSPLVEGCTLAEHPALFQTVMSVWNKVFRRAFLEGLEVAFGRGYYEDISVTYPALLAAERLRYLDRPCYFYRRGRDGAITATASPKHADVFAQYDAIFAFIDRCDRPDGPGRPVPESLRTLVFDRTVRQALNVYDTPGLVPVSRRKDYFHRVALHFERHRPANYRFPGGVRGVQYRLAARGARIAYAELRRTGRLPRELKRGARAVAPAVKKGVRSGARFTAYNAFRRLPLDEHLAVYAAYWHRGYACSPAAIYEKAKELAPQIRGVWVVENRRQADSMPPGVPYVIVNTPAYLKAMATAKYFVNNVNFPRTMAKRQGTVHVQTQHGTPLKAMGMDLQGRPEAAEGMDFDRLQEAIDRWDFLVSSNPHTSEHFARAFPGRYEMLDTGYPRNDRLANTTPEEVRAMRARFGLRPGTTAVLYAPTHRGGKGGYVPLLDVAELARRLGPRFTLLVRTHYFHTGGPGDLTAGEDAAEIVDVSAHPVVEDLYLAADALVTDYSSMMFDYAVLDRPIVVFAPDWEEYQRERGVYFDLFAEPPGAVTVDVAGLARALRAGDPEPEARERFRAKFCVWDDGGAAERVVRRVFPVGPAR
- a CDS encoding EF-hand domain-containing protein, yielding MESVEAIKEMFDRFDKNGDGKITAAEYALAANEMGDHSVTISMAEALIHAMDTRHQGYLDFEEFLAARQR